The following are encoded together in the Candidatus Omnitrophota bacterium genome:
- the waaF gene encoding lipopolysaccharide heptosyltransferase II has protein sequence MMATAQNNPSKNKILIINIFGIGDILFTTPLLKNIKSHDPDSFVGYVCNKRTAPLLSENTRIDKLFIYERDEFQAVYRRSKIAFLKKMISFLREIKKENFDLAINLSFNNSTSFLLWAAGIKKRVGFNYRNRSWFLTRKIFLRNGYEGRHVAEYYLDLLKELGIPTPYKEFELVLSDSDKIWAEEFLSKANISPKKPLIVIIPGGGASWGKDASFKRWTSENFAILADKMIEKFSAAVILLGDLKEKSLCDHIAQTMKNAPAAICNEITITQCAALLARSSLVVANDGGPLHVAVAVRAKTVSIFGPVDEKVYGPYPAQGHEIVTKDLVCRPCYRQFRMARCEHHSCLNLITVDEVLRKVESIL, from the coding sequence ATGATGGCAACTGCGCAAAACAATCCTTCAAAAAATAAAATCCTTATCATTAATATTTTTGGCATCGGCGATATTTTATTCACTACGCCACTACTAAAAAATATTAAGAGCCACGATCCTGATTCTTTTGTCGGTTATGTGTGCAATAAAAGGACGGCACCTCTATTAAGCGAGAATACTAGAATTGATAAATTATTTATTTATGAGCGGGATGAATTTCAGGCTGTGTATCGCCGATCAAAAATAGCTTTTTTGAAGAAAATGATCTCATTTTTGCGCGAGATCAAAAAAGAGAATTTTGATCTAGCCATCAACTTGTCGTTTAATAACTCGACCTCTTTTTTATTGTGGGCCGCCGGAATCAAAAAACGGGTTGGTTTTAACTATCGTAACCGAAGCTGGTTTTTAACAAGGAAAATTTTTTTAAGAAATGGATATGAAGGCCGCCACGTCGCTGAATATTATTTAGATCTGCTTAAAGAGCTTGGAATTCCAACGCCGTATAAGGAATTCGAGCTTGTTTTGTCGGATTCGGATAAAATATGGGCGGAGGAGTTTCTTAGCAAAGCTAACATAAGCCCTAAAAAACCTTTGATCGTGATTATCCCGGGTGGTGGGGCCAGCTGGGGCAAGGATGCTTCTTTTAAACGCTGGACATCAGAAAACTTCGCTATTTTAGCCGACAAAATGATTGAAAAATTTTCTGCGGCCGTTATACTGTTGGGTGACTTAAAAGAAAAAAGTTTGTGCGATCATATCGCGCAAACCATGAAAAATGCCCCAGCCGCAATTTGCAATGAAATAACCATAACTCAATGCGCGGCTCTTTTGGCGCGAAGCTCCTTAGTTGTTGCCAACGACGGCGGACCTTTACATGTGGCCGTTGCCGTCAGGGCTAAAACAGTTTCTATTTTTGGACCTGTAGATGAAAAAGTTTATGGGCCGTATCCGGCGCAAGGCCATGAGATCGTAACAAAGGATTTAGTTTGTCGGCCATGTTACCGGCAGTTTAGAATGGCACGCTGCGAACATCACAGCTGCTTAAATCTTATTACCGTTGATGAAGTTTTAAGAAAGGTGGAGAGCATTTTATGA
- a CDS encoding DUF5989 family protein, with protein sequence MSKLSILKELWEFLSVRKKYWLMPIVVVLILLGSLMILAQSSAVAPFIYALF encoded by the coding sequence ATGTCGAAGTTGTCTATTCTGAAAGAATTATGGGAATTTTTAAGCGTGAGAAAGAAGTATTGGCTGATGCCGATCGTTGTAGTCCTTATTCTGCTAGGATCGCTAATGATCTTGGCCCAAAGTTCGGCCGTAGCTCCGTTTATCTACGCCTTATTTTAG
- a CDS encoding GDP-L-fucose synthase yields MQKSSKILVIGHQDVIENSLGSYFARQGFDHVFLSGMIGWDVLNQANVKKFFEEKRPEYVFLGSVRSGGIAANQKFSAEFIYENLEAQNNIVHAAYTFGVKKLLFLAGSCVYPKESLQPIKEKYLLTGPLEETSEAYSVAKIAGIKLCQAYQRQYKFDAIVAIPATIYGPGSDANQETAHVIGALIGKFTEAKLRNEKSVVVWGTGKPQREFIYADDFVESCLFLMEKYKDEEPINIGCGRDVSIKELASLIADISGFKGEIIFDKTKPDGTMRKLLDNQKIEKLGWKPKVDLKEGITKTYDWYLKQKTAELKK; encoded by the coding sequence ATGCAAAAAAGTAGTAAAATCCTAGTTATCGGCCATCAAGACGTTATTGAAAACTCCTTAGGGTCGTATTTTGCCCGACAGGGATTTGATCATGTTTTTTTATCCGGGATGATCGGGTGGGATGTTTTAAATCAGGCAAACGTAAAAAAGTTCTTTGAAGAAAAAAGGCCGGAATATGTTTTCTTGGGCTCGGTGCGTTCCGGTGGAATTGCCGCTAATCAAAAATTTTCCGCCGAATTTATTTACGAAAATCTAGAAGCTCAGAACAATATCGTTCATGCGGCGTATACTTTTGGAGTTAAAAAGCTTTTGTTTTTGGCTGGCTCTTGCGTTTACCCTAAAGAAAGTTTACAGCCCATCAAAGAAAAATATTTGTTAACAGGACCCCTGGAAGAAACGAGTGAAGCCTATTCGGTGGCCAAGATCGCCGGAATAAAGCTTTGTCAAGCTTATCAGCGGCAATACAAATTTGACGCGATCGTTGCAATTCCAGCGACGATTTACGGCCCCGGAAGTGATGCCAATCAAGAAACAGCGCATGTTATTGGGGCGCTCATCGGGAAATTTACCGAAGCCAAATTGCGTAATGAAAAAAGCGTTGTAGTCTGGGGGACGGGAAAACCACAACGGGAATTTATTTACGCGGATGATTTTGTTGAAAGCTGTTTATTTTTAATGGAAAAATACAAAGATGAGGAGCCGATCAATATTGGTTGCGGGAGAGATGTTTCCATCAAAGAGCTAGCTTCGTTGATCGCGGATATATCCGGGTTTAAAGGGGAGATTATTTTTGACAAGACGAAGCCCGATGGAACGATGCGTAAATTGTTGGATAATCAAAAGATTGAAAAATTAGGCTGGAAACCAAAGGTCGATTTAAAAGAAGGCATCACAAAAACATACGATTGGTATTTAAAACAAAAAACAGCGGAGTTAAAAAAATGA
- a CDS encoding radical SAM protein — MKQLDILFIQPNASEKIYQGLSKYYSAIEPPIWAGMLANHCLKKGFSAEILDCEALRLDDFHAAMMIKGFNPKVACFVVYGQQPSASSQNMDGAVSLAEELKKNSPEIKILFVGGHVSALSREVLEKHPYIDMVCQNEGVYTISNLLKTNLEDKLDQVLGLGYRQDGKIVLNSPSPIVSKEDLATELPGVAWDKLSMSRYRTALWHSLPNSADREPFGAIYTSLGCPMKCSFCMINIINRQENEYSDGSAVFRYWDPEFIVKEFDKLQTLGIRNIKIADELFVLNTNHFMRLCELLIERDYQFNIWCYSRIDTVKEQYLETLKKAGINYLALGIESGNTKVRKDVTKGRFEDVDIRGIVKKIRDHGINVAANYIFGLPEDNLETMQATLDLALELNTEMANFYSAMAYPGSPLYGIAKKEGWKLPDTYAGFSQHSYACQPLPTKYLSAEQVLEFRDKAWHTYHTNPKFLALLKDKFGQTAVDETLKSTKIKLRRKILEERVCV, encoded by the coding sequence ATGAAGCAACTCGATATTCTTTTTATCCAGCCTAATGCCTCCGAGAAAATTTATCAGGGGCTTAGCAAATATTATTCCGCCATTGAGCCGCCTATTTGGGCGGGGATGTTAGCCAATCATTGCCTTAAAAAAGGGTTTAGCGCCGAGATTTTAGACTGTGAAGCCTTGCGCCTGGATGATTTTCACGCGGCGATGATGATCAAAGGTTTTAACCCCAAGGTTGCCTGTTTTGTTGTTTACGGGCAACAACCCAGCGCCAGTTCGCAAAATATGGATGGGGCTGTTTCTTTAGCGGAAGAGCTCAAGAAAAATTCTCCGGAAATCAAAATACTTTTTGTCGGCGGGCATGTCAGCGCTTTATCGCGCGAAGTCCTTGAAAAACATCCCTATATTGATATGGTTTGCCAGAATGAAGGCGTCTACACTATTTCCAATCTTCTTAAAACTAATTTGGAAGATAAGTTGGACCAAGTTCTTGGGCTAGGGTATCGTCAAGATGGGAAAATCGTTCTTAATAGCCCGTCGCCGATCGTGTCCAAGGAAGATCTGGCAACTGAATTGCCCGGCGTTGCCTGGGATAAATTATCTATGTCCAGATATCGCACGGCGCTTTGGCACTCGCTTCCTAATAGCGCCGACCGGGAACCTTTCGGGGCGATCTATACGAGCTTGGGTTGCCCGATGAAATGTTCTTTTTGCATGATCAACATCATCAATCGGCAGGAAAATGAATATTCCGATGGAAGCGCGGTTTTTAGGTATTGGGATCCGGAATTCATTGTTAAGGAATTTGATAAACTGCAAACACTTGGCATTCGAAATATTAAGATCGCTGACGAACTTTTTGTTTTAAACACGAATCATTTTATGCGTTTATGTGAACTGCTTATTGAGCGTGATTATCAGTTTAATATTTGGTGTTATTCGCGTATTGATACGGTCAAAGAACAGTATTTGGAAACTCTTAAAAAAGCCGGCATTAATTATCTGGCACTCGGCATTGAAAGCGGCAATACTAAGGTAAGAAAAGATGTCACTAAGGGGCGGTTCGAAGATGTTGATATCCGAGGTATTGTCAAAAAGATCCGCGATCACGGCATCAATGTTGCCGCGAATTATATTTTTGGACTTCCCGAGGATAATCTTGAAACCATGCAAGCGACACTTGACCTAGCCCTTGAGCTTAATACGGAAATGGCGAACTTTTACTCTGCCATGGCTTATCCGGGCAGCCCTTTATATGGAATTGCCAAGAAAGAAGGGTGGAAATTGCCTGATACATACGCGGGATTTTCCCAACATTCTTATGCGTGCCAGCCTTTGCCGACAAAATATTTAAGCGCCGAACAGGTTTTGGAATTTCGTGATAAAGCGTGGCATACTTACCATACCAACCCAAAATTTCTCGCTTTACTCAAAGACAAATTTGGACAAACAGCCGTCGACGAAACGTTAAAATCAACCAAAATAAAATTACGCCGTAAAATTCTTGAAGAAAGGGTTTGTGTATGA
- a CDS encoding thiamine pyrophosphate-dependent enzyme: MVTKEEIISFEKEIADIFATGSIRAPVHLRAGREDELIRIFKENAIGSDDYVFGFWDSHELALLKGVGREELKKAIQEGKSISLCFPGQKILCSGIVGSLLGTAVGVAWALKRQGKKGKAYIFCGDMSAETGIFHESVKYAVHFDLPVKFIVCDNGLSVMTKTREVWNCAEPWFKDTKFESKIIYFKYLNGYPHSGLGKLIKF, translated from the coding sequence ATGGTTACCAAAGAAGAAATCATCAGCTTTGAGAAGGAAATAGCCGACATTTTTGCCACTGGCAGTATTCGGGCTCCTGTCCATTTACGTGCCGGGCGGGAAGACGAGCTCATCCGGATTTTTAAGGAAAATGCCATTGGCTCGGATGACTATGTCTTCGGCTTCTGGGATTCTCACGAACTGGCTCTTCTAAAAGGGGTTGGGCGCGAAGAGCTTAAGAAGGCTATTCAGGAAGGCAAAAGCATTTCTTTGTGTTTTCCGGGGCAGAAAATTCTCTGTTCAGGTATTGTCGGAAGCCTTTTAGGAACAGCGGTCGGCGTTGCATGGGCTTTAAAACGCCAAGGAAAAAAAGGAAAAGCCTACATTTTTTGCGGTGATATGTCAGCTGAAACGGGGATTTTTCACGAATCGGTGAAATACGCCGTCCACTTTGACCTGCCGGTTAAATTCATTGTTTGCGATAATGGGCTTAGCGTTATGACAAAAACCAGAGAAGTCTGGAATTGCGCTGAGCCGTGGTTTAAAGATACAAAATTTGAATCCAAGATCATCTATTTTAAATATCTAAACGGTTATCCGCATTCTGGGCTAGGAAAACTCATTAAATTTTAA
- a CDS encoding kinase, translated as MIISRTPFRVSFFGGGTDYPDWFKENKGAVLATTIDKYCYITCRHLPPFFEHKSRIIYSVIEHIQETEDIRHPAVREVLKFLKIKEGIEIHHDGDLPARTGLGSSSSFTVGLLNALYALKGTMPTKERLAKEAIYIEQKKCKENVGCQDQTLAAYGGFNYIEFGGSSHLSVRKITIPQERLQSLQDHLMMFFTGFSRMASEIAEHQIKNIPSKRKELGAMQEMVKEAFDIVEGKDLSRFGKLLHESWKLKRSLSDKITTPQIDELYNTARRAGALGGKLLGAGGGGFVLLFAQPEKQKKIREKLKKYLEIPFRFESLGSQIIFYQPDSGKVR; from the coding sequence ATGATCATTAGCCGGACACCTTTTCGTGTTTCTTTTTTTGGCGGCGGCACCGATTATCCTGATTGGTTCAAGGAAAATAAAGGCGCTGTTTTAGCGACCACCATTGATAAATATTGTTATATTACATGCCGCCATTTACCGCCATTTTTTGAGCACAAATCCCGCATTATTTATTCTGTGATTGAACATATTCAGGAAACTGAAGATATTCGCCATCCGGCGGTTCGTGAAGTTTTAAAATTCTTAAAGATCAAAGAAGGGATCGAAATCCATCACGACGGTGATTTACCGGCGCGCACTGGACTCGGTTCCAGCTCATCGTTTACCGTTGGGCTTCTGAATGCCTTGTATGCTCTTAAAGGAACCATGCCGACCAAAGAGCGTTTAGCCAAAGAGGCGATCTATATCGAGCAGAAAAAATGCAAAGAAAATGTCGGATGCCAAGATCAAACATTAGCGGCTTATGGCGGATTTAACTATATTGAATTTGGCGGAAGCAGTCACTTGTCTGTCCGAAAGATCACTATTCCGCAAGAACGGCTGCAGTCTTTGCAAGATCATTTGATGATGTTTTTTACGGGATTTTCGCGGATGGCCTCCGAGATCGCCGAACATCAAATAAAAAATATCCCTAGTAAAAGAAAAGAGCTGGGGGCCATGCAAGAGATGGTCAAAGAGGCGTTTGATATTGTGGAGGGAAAAGATCTTTCGCGTTTCGGAAAACTTCTTCATGAAAGCTGGAAATTGAAGCGCAGCCTTTCCGATAAGATCACCACTCCTCAAATTGATGAATTATACAATACAGCTCGCCGGGCAGGGGCTTTGGGTGGAAAATTATTAGGCGCTGGCGGCGGCGGCTTCGTTCTTCTGTTCGCACAGCCTGAAAAACAAAAAAAGATCCGAGAAAAGCTAAAGAAATATTTAGAAATTCCTTTTCGCTTTGAAAGCTTAGGAAGTCAGATCATCTTCTATCAGCCCGATAGCGGCAAGGTTCGCTAA
- a CDS encoding NAD(P)-dependent oxidoreductase, translating to MKILVTGAAGYIGSVLTPALLKENHQVIALDNFMYNQPSLLDCCHSDNLTIIRGDTRDKNLMEKLVKQSDAIFPLACLTGAPLCAKDPVGAQTILADAVKTIVDMTSKNQILIFPTTNSGYGIGEKGKFCTEQTPLRPVSLYGKLKVQAEETILNSGHGITLRLATAFGVSPRMRLDLLVNDFVYRAVFDRFVVLFEAHFKRNYIHVRDITKAFIHSLNNFDKMKNEPYNVGLSDANLSKLELCEEIKKHVKEFYFVESKIGEDPDKRDYIVSNEKIEKTGFKPDVSISKGIQELIKGYQVIKRNQYANI from the coding sequence ATGAAAATCTTGGTAACAGGCGCAGCGGGGTACATCGGCTCGGTTTTAACACCGGCCTTGCTCAAGGAAAATCATCAAGTCATTGCCTTGGATAATTTTATGTATAATCAACCGTCGCTTTTAGATTGTTGTCATAGCGACAATTTAACGATCATTCGCGGTGATACGCGCGATAAGAATTTAATGGAGAAATTGGTTAAGCAATCTGACGCTATTTTCCCCTTGGCCTGCTTGACAGGCGCGCCGTTATGCGCCAAAGACCCCGTTGGTGCGCAAACTATTTTAGCGGATGCCGTTAAAACGATCGTCGACATGACAAGTAAAAATCAAATCCTTATTTTTCCGACGACCAATAGCGGTTATGGCATCGGAGAAAAAGGAAAGTTTTGCACCGAGCAAACTCCGCTTCGTCCTGTTTCTTTATATGGAAAGCTTAAAGTTCAGGCAGAAGAAACGATCCTTAATTCCGGCCATGGAATTACATTGCGTTTAGCAACGGCCTTTGGCGTTAGTCCGCGCATGCGCTTGGATTTACTGGTGAATGATTTTGTTTATCGCGCGGTTTTTGACCGTTTTGTCGTTTTATTCGAAGCCCATTTTAAGCGTAACTATATTCATGTGCGCGATATCACTAAAGCCTTTATCCATTCACTTAACAATTTTGACAAGATGAAAAATGAGCCTTACAATGTTGGCTTAAGTGATGCGAATTTAAGTAAATTAGAACTTTGCGAAGAGATCAAGAAACATGTTAAGGAATTCTATTTTGTTGAATCTAAAATAGGCGAAGATCCCGATAAACGTGATTACATCGTCAGTAACGAAAAGATCGAAAAAACCGGTTTTAAACCGGATGTTTCGATCTCTAAAGGTATTCAAGAGCTTATTAAGGGTTATCAGGTCATCAAACGTAACCAATACGCCAATATATAA
- a CDS encoding glycosyltransferase family 1 protein, whose product MRVAINCRSFLNKKYTGIGRYAHNLVNTLSQIDPQNEYLLYVQKKLFDTKRKTPVFTQKNFSVKIDRFNRGLQETLGAIDIYHSPSPDSLPIEKAKIVVTVHDLIYKAFPQSHTQSTIEITDRHIHEAVLKASKIICCSQSTMDDLERYFSVDKSKICMVHQGVDKNIFYPLDSEQRQKAKKVIEEKGISDPFIFFVGTIEPRKNLNNLIRAFFFLKEKKQFNGKLVIAGMSGWMNESIYYFVDHLKLKNDVVFLGYLTDEELRYLYNLAEVFVFPSLYEGFGFPIVEAFSCGAAVITSNVSSCPEIAGGAALTVDPMDPRAIADAMAQTIGDQRLKENLQQKARVRAKDFSFLKTAEETLKVYGEVYHSKG is encoded by the coding sequence ATGCGCGTGGCGATCAACTGCCGCTCCTTTTTAAATAAGAAATATACCGGCATCGGCCGCTATGCGCACAATCTGGTGAATACTTTAAGCCAGATCGATCCTCAAAACGAATATCTGCTTTACGTTCAAAAGAAACTCTTCGACACAAAAAGAAAGACCCCCGTTTTTACCCAAAAGAATTTCTCTGTTAAGATCGACCGGTTCAATCGTGGCCTTCAAGAGACTTTAGGCGCCATTGATATTTATCATTCACCCAGCCCCGACAGTCTTCCGATCGAGAAAGCCAAAATTGTTGTTACCGTCCATGATCTTATTTATAAGGCCTTTCCACAAAGTCATACGCAGAGCACCATTGAAATAACAGATCGCCATATTCACGAAGCTGTTTTAAAGGCCTCAAAGATCATCTGTTGCTCGCAAAGCACCATGGATGATCTAGAGCGTTATTTTTCTGTTGATAAAAGTAAGATTTGCATGGTCCATCAAGGTGTTGATAAGAATATTTTTTACCCTCTTGATAGCGAACAAAGGCAAAAAGCAAAAAAGGTGATCGAAGAAAAGGGGATCAGCGATCCGTTCATATTTTTTGTCGGGACCATTGAACCTAGAAAAAATCTTAACAATCTTATTCGCGCTTTTTTCTTTCTTAAGGAAAAGAAACAATTTAACGGAAAGCTGGTGATTGCCGGAATGTCAGGCTGGATGAATGAAAGTATTTATTATTTCGTTGATCATCTGAAACTAAAAAATGATGTAGTCTTTTTGGGCTATTTGACCGACGAAGAACTTAGATATCTTTATAATTTAGCGGAAGTATTTGTTTTTCCATCTCTCTATGAAGGTTTTGGATTTCCTATTGTGGAAGCGTTTAGTTGCGGCGCGGCGGTTATTACGTCTAATGTGTCTTCTTGCCCGGAAATTGCTGGCGGTGCTGCTTTAACCGTAGATCCTATGGATCCTCGGGCCATCGCGGATGCGATGGCCCAGACTATCGGTGATCAACGCTTAAAAGAAAACCTTCAGCAAAAAGCAAGGGTGCGGGCAAAAGATTTTTCTTTTTTGAAAACAGCCGAAGAGACATTAAAAGTTTATGGTGAAGTTTATCATTCGAAAGGTTAG
- a CDS encoding nucleotidyltransferase family protein: MNNLSKIDFVILCGGLGKRLRSVTGDAPKVLAEVNGKPFLNVLIDYIAAQGGKRFILCTGYGADVIEAYFKKTFQHLDIVFSREESPLGTGGAIKKGASLVQSEHFIAMNGDCFCTLEYKDLAKFHESHKAVATIAVNKVLESGDFGTIEFDHNNRILAFKEKIASGKSAYVNTGTYCLNKNIFSSVKTSEQFSIEYDFFPKLIGEEFFAYMAKGEFIDIGTPERYNQVQQFLRKAGIHGA, encoded by the coding sequence GTGAACAATTTATCAAAAATAGATTTTGTTATTCTTTGCGGTGGACTGGGAAAGCGCCTGCGCTCTGTGACAGGCGATGCGCCCAAGGTTCTTGCCGAGGTTAACGGAAAACCATTTTTAAATGTCCTGATCGACTATATTGCCGCGCAAGGCGGGAAGCGGTTTATTTTATGCACCGGATACGGCGCTGATGTCATTGAAGCGTATTTTAAAAAAACATTTCAACATTTAGATATTGTTTTTTCTCGAGAAGAAAGCCCCCTGGGGACAGGCGGTGCTATCAAAAAGGGAGCATCGCTTGTTCAAAGCGAACATTTTATCGCCATGAACGGGGATTGTTTTTGCACTTTAGAGTACAAGGATCTGGCCAAGTTTCATGAAAGCCATAAAGCTGTAGCAACGATTGCCGTTAATAAGGTTCTGGAAAGCGGTGATTTTGGGACCATTGAATTTGATCACAACAATCGGATCTTAGCTTTTAAGGAAAAAATAGCCTCCGGTAAATCCGCTTACGTAAACACCGGGACGTATTGTTTGAACAAGAACATCTTCTCTTCTGTGAAAACAAGCGAACAATTTTCCATTGAATATGATTTTTTCCCGAAGCTGATCGGTGAAGAATTTTTCGCCTATATGGCCAAAGGGGAATTTATCGATATTGGGACCCCCGAACGTTATAACCAAGTACAACAATTCCTAAGAAAAGCAGGTATCCATGGCGCATAA
- a CDS encoding DegT/DnrJ/EryC1/StrS family aminotransferase, whose amino-acid sequence MAHKTNYRVPFGTVSVTSDARKLIDKALKTKWVTQGQYVRSFEEKFAKLFGVKEAVAVSSGTDADTLALATLYDFGAKRGDEVIIPALSFIATGNAVLNAGFNPVFVDVERKTLNINPEKIEAAITPKTRAIMPVHLMGKPADMGKIMALAKKYKLFVIEDAAEAHGAEYRGQLIGSIGDMAAFSLYAAHIVTTIEGGIITTNDSRLAGILRSLRNHGMEHKFVFKRVGFSSKMNEIEAAVGLGNIKIFSKILAKRRRNMKFLIENFKQFDRYLFSIQEEPYEKLGPHAFPVTLTEEAPFTRDEIVAYIDKAGIDSRNLFYSMPTQCPGYKFLGYKLGDFPQAEYFGNYGFHIGVHQDLGIENLKYVIEVIKKFLKSKGK is encoded by the coding sequence ATGGCGCATAAAACAAATTATCGAGTTCCTTTCGGAACTGTTTCGGTCACCAGTGATGCACGTAAACTTATCGACAAAGCTTTAAAAACAAAGTGGGTGACGCAAGGGCAATACGTTCGCTCTTTTGAAGAAAAATTCGCGAAACTTTTCGGCGTCAAAGAAGCCGTTGCGGTCAGTAGTGGAACCGACGCCGATACTTTAGCTTTGGCGACACTTTATGATTTTGGAGCCAAACGAGGAGATGAGGTCATTATTCCGGCGCTATCTTTTATAGCCACCGGCAATGCTGTTTTAAACGCGGGATTTAATCCGGTTTTTGTGGATGTTGAGCGAAAAACACTTAATATTAATCCCGAAAAAATCGAAGCCGCGATCACGCCCAAGACAAGAGCTATTATGCCGGTTCATTTGATGGGAAAACCCGCTGACATGGGCAAGATCATGGCGCTCGCTAAGAAATATAAACTTTTCGTTATCGAAGATGCCGCGGAGGCTCATGGAGCCGAGTATCGCGGCCAATTGATAGGCTCAATTGGGGATATGGCGGCGTTTAGCCTTTATGCGGCGCACATTGTTACGACCATTGAAGGCGGGATCATCACAACCAATGACAGCCGTTTGGCGGGAATTTTAAGGTCACTGCGCAATCACGGCATGGAACATAAATTTGTTTTTAAGCGCGTGGGATTTTCTTCGAAAATGAATGAGATCGAAGCGGCTGTTGGGCTGGGCAATATAAAGATATTTTCGAAGATCCTCGCTAAGCGCCGTCGGAATATGAAATTTCTTATCGAGAATTTCAAGCAATTTGACCGTTATCTTTTTTCTATTCAAGAAGAGCCCTATGAGAAGCTTGGGCCGCATGCTTTTCCGGTGACTTTAACGGAAGAAGCGCCATTTACCAGAGATGAAATTGTCGCGTATATTGATAAAGCCGGAATTGATTCCCGCAATCTTTTTTATTCCATGCCGACCCAATGTCCGGGGTATAAATTCTTAGGCTATAAATTGGGTGATTTTCCTCAGGCTGAATATTTCGGCAATTATGGTTTTCATATCGGTGTTCACCAAGATTTAGGCATTGAAAATCTTAAATATGTCATCGAAGTAATTAAAAAATTCCTAAAATCAAAAGGAAAATAG
- a CDS encoding glycosyltransferase has translation MKVSGFTIVRNAVKFNYPALESIKSILPICDEFIVNVGEGEDETLSMIRSLRDPKIKIIQRKWDFSQGKSVLSAETNLALKECKGDWAFYLQADEVIHEKDLGPLRKYMQKYQHSEKVDALRFAWMHFYGSYYRYRIDSGWFQKQDRIIKNNRQMESYDDAYGFRRKDLAPMRRINTGKLLYHYGWVHPQEVMSQRRKNAEQIGFASLTDQERQASYSYGDLNRFPVYFGSHPCVMNKRVSSHELSRKDLDSIRGKYWWHPFRILKVRAKTFRRVKEKII, from the coding sequence ATGAAAGTCAGTGGCTTTACCATTGTCCGCAATGCCGTCAAATTCAATTATCCAGCCCTTGAATCGATCAAATCGATTTTACCGATCTGTGATGAATTTATTGTTAATGTTGGAGAAGGGGAAGATGAGACGCTAAGCATGATCAGATCGCTGCGTGATCCCAAAATAAAGATCATCCAGCGCAAATGGGATTTTTCTCAAGGTAAGTCTGTTTTATCCGCAGAAACGAATTTAGCTTTGAAAGAATGTAAAGGAGATTGGGCTTTTTATCTGCAAGCAGATGAAGTGATCCATGAAAAAGATCTAGGGCCCTTAAGAAAATACATGCAGAAATATCAGCATAGCGAGAAAGTTGATGCGCTACGCTTTGCCTGGATGCATTTTTATGGAAGCTATTATCGCTATCGCATTGATAGCGGATGGTTCCAAAAACAAGATAGGATCATTAAAAATAATCGTCAGATGGAATCCTACGATGATGCCTATGGATTTCGGCGCAAAGACCTCGCACCTATGCGAAGGATCAACACAGGGAAATTACTATATCATTACGGCTGGGTCCATCCGCAGGAAGTCATGAGTCAGCGCCGGAAAAATGCCGAACAGATCGGCTTTGCCTCATTGACAGATCAAGAGCGCCAAGCGAGCTACTCGTACGGCGATTTAAATCGCTTTCCGGTTTACTTTGGATCACATCCGTGTGTTATGAACAAAAGAGTTTCAAGCCATGAGCTAAGTCGTAAAGACCTTGACAGTATTCGAGGAAAATATTGGTGGCATCCGTTTCGCATCCTTAAGGTCCGGGCGAAAACATTTCGCCGTGTGAAAGAAAAGATCATATAA